The following are encoded in a window of Anser cygnoides isolate HZ-2024a breed goose chromosome 33, Taihu_goose_T2T_genome, whole genome shotgun sequence genomic DNA:
- the LOC106049225 gene encoding uncharacterized protein — protein sequence MHYYGERYKHLYLPGSSYITESLQQCTPQPDACSTTCHPLSVIKSPMPRWQSYVQPFTYVCSQPTVTQSQLLSCQPYVQPCVLLCPEPCETTRLLPCRKPSVKLSTTQSFQPCENGHYEKKRVAKSLPPCAPRCPEPGKLRFPPCGIKYSASCKDERASQKLSRCSSQRYGTELRSLQGMTGGYSPPLRGVTECPPQQYVTQCFQQEYVSTFPHQKCMKGYPTQECITTYTSQQNGTKSLQQPQVPKCPPGTGIKESSSQQRVTKCSLLQEGVKHKSSSMQHISKSKCLHSCANQHSPRHHSGGVKRSSHPKKSRCASKWLW from the coding sequence ATGCACTATTATGGGGAGCGGTATAAACACCTGTACCTGCCGGGATCGAGCTACATCACTGAAAGCCTCCAGCAGTGCACGCCCCAGCCTGATGCGTGCAGCACCACGTGCCACCCACTGAGCGTGATCAAGAGCCCGATGCCCAGATGGCAAAGCTATGTGCAACCTTTCACTTACGTCTGCTCACAGCCGACCGTGACCCAGAGCCAGCTGCTGTCTTGCCAGCCCTATGTCCAGCCATGTGTCCTGCTGTGCCCTGAGCCCTGTGAGACCACTcgcctgctgccctgcaggaagCCCAGCGTGAAGCTGAGCACGACGCAGAGTTTCCAGCCCTGTGAGAATGGCCACTATGAGAAGAAGCGTGTGGCCAAGAGCCTCCCACCCTGTGCACCCAGGTGCCCAGAGCCGGGCAAGCTGAGGTTCCCACCATGTGGGATCAAATACTCGGCCTCCTGCAAGGATGAGCGTGCATCACAGAAGTTATCCAGATGCTCGTCTCAGCGGTATGGCACAGAGCTCCGGTCCCTGCAGGGGATGACCGGCGGCTATTCCCCGCCACTGCGGGGGGTCACCGAGTGTCCCCCGCAGCAGTACGTGACACAGTGCTTCCAGCAGGAGTATGTGAGCACGTTCCCTCACCAGAAGTGCATGAAGGGGTACCCGACGCAGGAGTGCATCACCACCTATACCTCTCAGCAGAATGGAACCAAGAGCTTGCAACAGCCACAGGTGCCTAAgtgcccccccggcaccggaATAAAGGAGAGCTCGTCGCAGCAACGTGTGACAAAATGCtcgctgctgcaggagggggtCAAGCACAAGAGCTCATCCATGCAGCACATCAGCAAGTCCAAGTGCCTCCACTCGTGTGCCAACCAGCACTCGCCACGGCACCACTCAGGGGGGGTGAAGCGTTCGAGCCACCCCAAGAAGAGCCGCTGTGCTTCGAAGTGGCTCTGGTGA